Genomic segment of Prinia subflava isolate CZ2003 ecotype Zambia chromosome 4, Cam_Psub_1.2, whole genome shotgun sequence:
TTAATACCATGCCTAATCAAATAGGCAAGGATTGGCTACAACAGAGTGACTGAGCAGTGGAGCCATTAAATAATTTCCATGGAAGCTTCAAAGAAGGACAAAAGATGGACACAGCTTGTACTTCATAATACAATGAAGTTTTAAGAGAAGTTTTGTATTGTTTTAGGAGTTGCAGATTACTGAAGCAAAAGGACTTTCTGCAAACTCACAGGACTAAGGGTGATTCCATCCATTTTTGCAGGGGTGCAGCgtgctgtgcagccctgagTGGTCATCCAAAAGTCATCCAGCCTGAAGCCTTGGGCCAGGAAGAGAAGGGGGACCCAGCATGGACTGGAGCTGGAGCTACCACTGTTTTTGTGGAAGATACAGGAGTTACTACTAAATAGTTACAATTGCCAGCAGGGTACAACACAATTCTCCCTCCATAAGGATGGTACCTGAGCAAAACCATAGCTAAAAAGAGAGTGGGTGGAaagatttaaataattaaagagTTATAACTATTTGGTATTAGCATGTCAAAATCCCAGGAGCAAATTAGgtcccttttttgttttccagtctcCAAAGAACAAAATGATGACTGTCCTATTCTAAGTATGGCAGAAGAGGTGCAGAGTTAGGAGTGTTTTCTAATTGCTAGTTGTCAAGCACTGTCTAAATAAACTGTCCTGGTACTAAGCTGTGACCAGCATGCCTTCATTTGAGATGGCTCTGGATGAATTGGTTGAATTTTGTTTAATCTTGCCATTTTCACCACTGTATTTGTAAAGACTGGAGtaaaaagtgattaaaaatcataaaagttattttttaaaatgcttcctTGGCTAAATACTGTCCAGAATTCATTTTGGGTACTTTGAGATATGCTGGATTTCTATATAACTTCCTATGAAGCAGAGAATGATTTTGGAAGCTATTAAAAAGCTATggatttagtttttattttggcatacatgggggtttttttaaaaaaaaaaaaaaaaacaaaaatacacagTCTCACTCCCCTAACCCCCACCCCCAAcaataaaaacccacaaacattATTACTAATAAcgtcatcctttttttttttccttttttcttgggaggggtggggggaggattttttgcttttgttgggAAGTGTCTGATCATGAATAAAGCACAGGCAAAACAAAGTCAAACATTTCAGCTTCAGAAGGAACTTTGATGCTGTGAGAagatcctgctgtgctgtgctttatTTCTACAGCAATACACAACAGCTTTGGTAATTCTGGTAGCTCTTTCAGATACATGACACTGTCAGTATTGGCACATGTTAACAAAACTGTAGCACCTGACAAGCACAGAAGAAAGTCAGTCCCATCTGAGAAATCCTGGGTGGGGATGAGGGTAGAGGGCAACAGCTCCTCCTTCACAAGGGCTCTCTGCTCCAGGGTCCCACAGGCACCAGACCTGCCTGCCTTTTATTCAGCACTGAAGTGAAGCTGTTGTGGTTGGTGGGCTAAACTCTTGTCAGGATGCTAAtgttcagctctgcagctctaGATTTTAGCAGATCCAGACACACCAAGGCTCTTCTCTCAGCATCCTTGAGGGACCAGTAGAATGAGGCTGCCCAGTTGTCACACAGAATACAGATCAAATGGCAATGATGCTGATTGGCACACAGAAATGAGAATGTATAACCTTTCCTTTAGGTACAGATGGCTCCATTTCTCCTATCAAAgttattcacattttaaaaaaattaaaatgtctgtAGTAAGGAGAGCTGTTAATAGTTCTACACTTCAGATATACATAAAATTATAGTTTTTTGTCTCTCATGATGATTTCACCAGCTTTGAATTGCCTCTGACCATTAACTAGAAATTCACTTGACCTGAGATTAAtcttgaaagaaaggaaatgaaaggtaATTCTGTGCAGGCCTTCCAAGACATGAATTAATACCAGTCTTTGACACAAACATGGCTTTATACAGGAAAATAACAAATGAGCTATCCTCATCTCCCTGTGAAGTCCCACATTGGTAGTATTTACTCTGATGTCTGGGAAGAGAAATGCTTATCTATGCTCATCACTGGCTTTCTCTGCTTCACCTTGGAATAAAGCTAGGGTGCCTCATTTCCACTCCATATCAAAACATGGTCACCCCTGCATGTGTGTTCCTTAGAGAAATATTGTTCTTCATCAGGAAGACATAAAAGAATCCACATTATGCAGCGACTGCAGATCTTTTacaggagaaaaggcaaaaaaccccccagTTATAGTTTATAAATGTGTAAATGGTCTGTCAATCAGCACTGGAAATTCTCTCTCCTCTACccataaaaaaggagaaattacaGCTTCTGCATGGGGAGGACTGAGCCCTCATTTTTCCCAGCACTTAGAAAACAatctgaagaaacaaaatggaGCACAGACATCTGTGTAACCAGTGTACATAATCTCCAGTAGTATCTTAAGGCCTCATGTATGTGCTTGATTTAAAGCTGATATGTATTCATCACAAAATGGCCAGATTATATTGTCCTTTTGTTTTACCATATATTTACATTCACATCCCTGTGTCATGATACGAAATACTTCTAGGACTAATCCAGTATTTGTACAGTGCTTGAATAGTTTCAAACTGGTTTAAATAGTTGAAAAATTAAGATATTTAGCGAGGCCAAGTATAGCTTCAGTACCTTGTACTATCATACTTGCTCAGCAGTAAGAAAAGCAAGTTGGActtaagtttaaaaaagaaaacaagctgggcttctgctttgaaatatttccttcagcagagcCTCAGAGGAGTGGCACACCTGCATCAAAGCCGTGGGAGCTTTTGGACTCCTTACCTTTCGGTACATgttgcaaaagttttccttttaaatagcAGCACGCTGCAGCCACCTGATTTGGGAGAAATTAATCTGTGTGGAAGCCAGAATGACTCTCTTCTAGTCCCAGGATCCGAGCAGAGCTGAAGAGAAGTGTCCATAGGCAAGATCCTCAAAGGACACCTGCTCTGTCACCACAGCTCTACAGGAGCGTCTCCTCCCTGCCCCGCTTCATCCCCACTTCTAGTTTACCCGGGGTCATTTGAAGGGTGCCTCACCTCCCCTTATTCCTGCCCCTGCTTCCCCAGCCCCCTAGAaaaagcagggagcagctccgggTTTCCGCAAGGTCTCCGAAGGGGAGAGGCGCAGGGGCGGCCCCCGCCGCGGCACAGCCAGCGTGGTCCAGCGGCTGCACGGCGGAGCCTCCTGCATATCCTCGGCCgcttctcctctgcagcagcgGAAAAGCGGCGCCCCGAGGGGCCGGGGTGCCGCAGGCTCTGCCCGAGCTGTGGATCTGACCTGTTGCTCTGCTTTTTACACGCAGAGCCGCCTGCTCGGGAGATTGCCACGGCAATCCGACACGTGTGAGAGGAGAGATGCGCTTCCCTTCTTTCGCTTTCTAAGGCGCACGGCGGTGACCAGAGCCgccggccccagccccagccccagccctgaccTGCTGGTTGCAAGCacccccgggggtcccgggAGCGCCGCCTGCCAGGCGATGTCCCTCTCTGGGGTGGAACGCGTTAGCTGCGATTGGAACCATGGCGCCTCGCTTCTCTCCAAAAGCCAAAACCCTGCGAGGGCTCCAGGTGCACAGGATGAGACCTGGAGCGTCACACCAGCCCTTCTTGCAGGGCTCACCCTGCGGCAGACGCTCCTGCCAGGTCCCCGAGCGGGGCGTGGTGCCCCAGCGCCCGCGGGACCCCTCCGCTTCCCCCCGGACTGCCCCGCGGGGCCCAGCCCCGAGCGAGGCACGGCCCGGCCCTGTCCGAGAGGAGCCCCCGAGCCTGAAGGGGGGCTGTGGGCACATCCTGGAgagagcagggggaggggagcgggCCCACCTGCCCTTCCCGGGGGATGGCACCCATCTTCCGTGCCTGGTTCGGTCACCCCGGGAGCGGTGTAACCCCAGAACCCCCTCCCGCCGTCCCACCGACGGGCGGGCTTTGCTTTCAAGGCTCAGCTTGGCAAAGTCTGCTGAGCGGCTAATAACATAACAACCCTGCTTTGATCAATTCGAACTAATTACCCCTCTTAATTAAAGTCTTTAGCGGTTGTTTCAGTGTTTTGGCAAGGGCGAGGAGAGCTTTGCCGTGCGGCAGCGCCAACgccgcgctccccgcccgcccgTCCGCGCCGCAGCCCCCGCGGCCTCAGTCACTCCTTGGCAAAggtttatttccattatttccaTCAGGGCaaggaattctttttttttttttttttttctccacgTGCAAGAATCAATGCGAAATTCAAATCCGTACATAGAGAACATTTGTGTCCATATAGATACGATATtcagggggagggggagagaagaaaaccaagaagGGTGGGATAACCAGCAGACAGCggaggcagggcaggatcaACACAAGGGGAACATATATACATCGAAATAATTAAGGTGGTGCAGCATTCCCGGCTCGGGTAATACAGATTCTCaaataaatacagcagaaaTTGGCTTGGcgcttttttgttttttgtttttggttatttttctttttttgatgttgttgtttttgtttttaaacatctCCACCTGAGATGCAacgacaacaacaaaaaaaaaattagtttgtaaagaacaaaggaaaaattttaaaaatcgGAAACAACCAGTCCCATTAACGTTAGTGGCGATATAGAGCATAATACACAAAACCGCTTAACAGGTGCATGCAAAGAGGCGGCGGGGCTCGCAGCGGCGGCCGCCCCTCACGGCTGGAGCGGCGGGCCCTGCAGCAGCGCCGCGGGCGGGTCGGGCCCCCCCAGCTCGGCGGGCGGCCGGGGCAGTCCCAGGGCGCTGTCATGCAGCTTACGGACGTGCTTCTTGAGGTCAAAGTTCCTGCAGAAGCCTTTGCCGCAGGTGGGGCAGGTGAAGGGCTTCTTGTCGTTGTGGGTGTGCATGTGGAAGGTCAGATTGTACACCTGGTGAAAAGCCTTGTTGCAGATATTGCACTTGAACTGCTTCTCCCCGCTGTGAGTCAGCTTGTGGTTTTTGTAATTGCCTGGGAATGAGACAAGAAAGGGAAATGGACCTGGATTTGAAAGACAGACACTGAAAAGAcgagaaaaatacaaaaaaacccacccaaactcTGTCCCATCACCAGAATTCGGATTTAGGATGAAACGACCGCAGACCTCCTGCTTTCCCTCCATCCTCCCCGCGGCTGTTACATTTAACAGAAGACAAGGGAAGGATCGAATAAACCAAAATCATTACAGttgcagaaataaaacctcTGGCCTTAGACTTCACAGCAACGCGGGAAGAAAAAGTAGCTAAATTCTTGTATTTGGAGGGGGAAATAAGAGGCGAATTCGTTTGCCGACCCgagctggcagctgcatgtGGCGCCAAGGGGAGAACAGGCGCTTCCAGCGGAACGACTGCCCCGCCCTTCCCCCGGACAGAGACTTCTACCCCGCTCCGTGGGGCAGAACATGTGTGGGGGCTAGCCAAACTTAAAATTAAGCTAAATATCTAATAGTAAAACTTGAACAGAAAATTAACTCCCCACCACCTTCCCTGCCTAAAATTGTCCCGACACTTGACCCGgcttggggagggggaagctGGGGTAGAGAAAGGAGCTGGAGACTGGTACCTTTCTGGTGAAATCCTTTGCCACAAAATTCACAGACAAATGGTTTATAGCCGGCGTGTATTCGCGTGTGCGTGTTCAGGGTCGAGCTCCGGTTGAAAGCTTTGCCGCACTGGTTGCACTTGTGTGGCTTTTCCTGGAGGGAAACAAGCACCGAGTCACGCCTTGTTGGCTGTCTTGCGGGGTCTGTGTTCTGTTTAGCGGGGTTTAGGAGCTGATTTGCggagctgtgtgtgtttaagtGACGGCTCGCAGATGCCGGCGCGGGGCTCCCCGCCGTACCTACCGCGCTCGGGGCAAGCGAGCCCTCCCCGCGGCTGCGGGCTGGCCGCCCCCCGCGCCGAGCTCCCGGAAAACGGGAGCGTCTTGGGCACAGAGGAAGGGACAGAGGACGGGCTCACCTGCGTGTGGATGATCTTGTGCCGGCAGAGCGTGCTCGCCTGTCTGAAGCCCTTCCCGCAAACTTTGCAAACAAAGGGTCTGGCTCCCGTGTGCACCGGCATATGGCGCGTTAAGTTATAATGTGCATTAAACACCTTGAAAGAGAAAGCAgacaataaaatcaaataaaattgcGATTAGAAGGCGAGAGTGCCGAGAGGGAGCCGTCGTTTAAAAATCAAGCAAGCAAGCGACAGACAGCCGGCCGACAGACGGATGGGGACAGGAGGCTAGGGAAGGGAGGCGGGCTACGGCGCTACTTGCCTTTCCACAAACTTCACACGTGAAAACTTTGGGCTTGCTGCTCGGGGAGCCGCGGCTGAACTCCGACGTCTTATAGGCGATTTTTTCCGAGAGGATCTGAGCACTTTCTTTCATGTAGTGCTGCAACTGAGCCTGCGATAAGTCCTTGAAGGCCACCCCCGCCGGGTACTTGTCCACGGTCGGCAGCACCAGCTTGTTCCGCTCCG
This window contains:
- the FEZF1 gene encoding fez family zinc finger protein 1, coding for MDNSGNHTATKILATPPSRESLSARSNMISTPKPLAFSIERIMARTPEPRSIPVPQLLHGSVAKGDPKHPLHLNSSIPCMIPFVPVAYDTLPKAAVAGAEPRKAHLDSSSSPSFSCGDLLNCALSLKGDFPRDALPLQQYKLVRPRVVNHSSFHAMGALCYFNRGDSPCHPSSSVNIHPVASYFLSSPLQPQPKAYLAERNKLVLPTVDKYPAGVAFKDLSQAQLQHYMKESAQILSEKIAYKTSEFSRGSPSSKPKVFTCEVCGKVFNAHYNLTRHMPVHTGARPFVCKVCGKGFRQASTLCRHKIIHTQEKPHKCNQCGKAFNRSSTLNTHTRIHAGYKPFVCEFCGKGFHQKGNYKNHKLTHSGEKQFKCNICNKAFHQVYNLTFHMHTHNDKKPFTCPTCGKGFCRNFDLKKHVRKLHDSALGLPRPPAELGGPDPPAALLQGPPLQP